Part of the Sphingomonadaceae bacterium OTU29LAMAA1 genome, TTTCGCGCCCGACACGCCGCTGTCCGCATCCAAGAACTACCTCGACCTGAAACATGCCGCGACCAGCGCGTTGCCCGAGGGGCTGCATTTCACGCTGATCGAGGCGGTTGCGGATCATATTTGCGAAACGTTGTTCGTTGCCGACGAGCGCGTGCTCCGGATCAAGGTGAAGATCGTGAAGCTGGCGATCGCGGAAGCGGGCGAATCGATCGGCATCACGCTCGTCCGCCATCGGCGCTGATCGTTCAGCGAAGCGTACGAGTTCGCCCGCACGGGCCGAGCTGTTGCACGACGAAGGCGTAATCCTCCTGCGCGATCGCGGCGTTCCCGGCATCGAGCGAAGCTGTGCTCTTCGGCGGCAGCGTACCGGGCAACGCGCAGGCGAGTCGATACCAGAGCAGCGTATCGCGCGCCGGCGGGGCGGCCGCCTCGTCCACGATTTCGGATAGCGCCACCGCCCAGCGCGGCTGTTCGCCCGGTCGACGCAGGATGGTGAGCGACACGGGCGCGCCGTTGGCGGTGGTCAGGAAAACCTGCGTCTCCCCTTCGCCGGGCAGCGCACCGGGAACGTGAAAGGCGTTGCCGATGCCGGTGATCACCGGTGGGGCGTCGGCGGCGACGAGCGCCTGCGCGATACCGCGGACGCGCTGGTCGTCCGCCGGAGTCCACGCGATCTGCGCATCCGGCGCGACCAGCTGGATCTGGTTCGGCACGCCGGGCACCGGCCGGCCGAACAGCAGGACGCGCAACTTCTTCAGTTTCGGTAGACGGCCGCTCGCATCCGGCATGACGTCGAGGAGATAGCCGACTCGCGGGGGCAGGCCGCCGGCGCCCTTCACCAGGGCGCCGAGATCCGCCTCGATATAATAACGTGTCGCCCCCGGTGCGGCGCCGACGGCATCGGCTCCCTTCAGCTTGATGGTGGAGCGGATAGTGGCGTCTGCGATGACGGGCGCGGCAGTGACCAGATCGGTGAGGTCGGCATAACCGGTGCCGGCGACCGGCCCATACGCTGCACCGGTCGTTGCGGATTGCGCGTGGGCCTGCATCGAAGACAGCGTCATCACGAGCGCGGCGGCTGCCAGCCCGGTGGATTGGAATCGCGGAATCATGCGCTTTGGCTAGCCGAGCGCGGATGAACGATACAGAAATAATTCTGTCTTTCGCCGATTGTACGTTTGTTGCGTCCGACAAAGCGTTTGCGTGGCGGGAAACGGGACGATAGGGTCCGCCCACTGCCAAGCACGGCGTAACGCCGGGGCAGGGGCCTACGCGCGTTCTTCCCCCGGGCGCTGCGAGGACCACGAGATTAGGGAGTGTCGTTGCTGAATGGCCTATGCTGACCAGAAGATGTCCGGTGGCAGGGTGGTCGCGATCGTCATCGTCGTGCTCATCCATGCGGCGCTGGGCTATGCCTTCGTCACCGGGCTCGCGTACCAATACGTGAAGAAGGCCCAAGAAAAACTTAACACGTTCGACGTGGAGGAGCCGCCTCCCCCGCCGCCGGACGAACCGCCGCCCCCTCCGCCCGACACGCCGATGACGCCGCCGCCCGTGGTGTCGCCGCCGCCGATCGTGCAGAACCCGAATCCGCCGCCCGTGGTGATTCAGACGGTTTCGACGCCGCCGCCCGCCGTCAATCTGACGCCGATCGCTGCGCCGCCCGCACCGCCTGCGCCGCCCGCACCGCCGGCACCGCCGACGGTCAGCAAGGCTGCCGGTGCGAAGGGTGATCCGTCCGCGTGGGTTTCGACCGACGACTATCCGCCGAGCTCGCTTCGTTCCAACGAGGAAGGCACCAGCGCGATTGCATGGACGATCAATACGCAGGGCCGGGTCGAGAATTGTCGCGTCACGTCGTCCAGCGGTTCCGCCGCTCTCGACCGGGCGGCATGCCAGGCGATCACGCGGCGGGGTCGTTATACCCCTGCCCAGGATGCGTCGGGCAATCCGATCAGCACGTCGTCTTCGCGTCGTGTGGTCTGGAAGATTCCGAAGGACTGATGCGGTCCCCGTCCGTCGCCCGGAATTGGCCGGAGCGACGGACGGGTCCTCTGCGAACATTTACACCGTTTGATAAGGACTCATTTCACCATGCTCACCACCATTCTCGCGGCCGGCGGCACCGCGGCAGCCGAAAGCCAGTTCGGCCTCCAGGCCGCACTGAAGGAAGGCGGCCTGATCTCGCAGTCGGTGTTCACCATCCTCGTGCTCATGTCGATCGTGTCGTTCTACATCCTGTTCTCGAAGCTGTTCGAGCAGCAGAAGATCATGAACCAGGCGAAGCGCGTCCGTCAGGCTTTCTGGCAGTCGAGCAATCTGCGCGAGGGCTCCGCGAAGCTGGAGAAGAACTCGGCCTACAAGCAGCTCGTCGACGACGGCCTGCAGGCGCAGGACCAGCACAGCAAGCTGACCGATCCGGTCGAGGCGCATGACTGGCTGCACGGTTCGCTTGCCCGCTCGGAAGCGGCGATCAACTCGAAGCTGGGCGGCGGTCTTGCCTTCCTCGCGACGGTCGGCGCGACCGCACCGTTCATCGGTCTGTTCGGCACCGTGGTCGGCATCTACCGCGCACTGATCAAGATCGGCGCATCGGGCGATCCGTCGATCGACAAGGTCGCCGGTCCGGTCGGTGAGGCGCTCATCATGACCGCACTCGGCCTGGTCGTCGCGGTTCCGGCCGTGCTCGCCTACAACTGGCTGCAGCGCCGCAACAAGTCGATCGCCGAAGACCTGTCGGCCTTCTCGAACGACGTGCTGGGCTTCCTTGCCTCGAACGGCGCAGTGAAGCCGACGATGGCCGGTCTCGCCACGACCGCCAAGGCTCCGGTGAAGCCGGCAGCGGCAACCACGACCGCCGGCCAGGCCGGTGGCGTGCAGACCCGCCCGTAAATACCAAAAGGCTGCGGGGCCGTCATGATGGCGGCCCCGCTACCGGTCGATGGCACAAGCCATCGGCAAGAGGAATGGATAGGATAGCTCGCACATGGCGATGAGCGCTGGCGGAGGAGGAGGTTCCTCCGAAAAACCACTATCGGACATCAACACCACGCCCCTCGTGGACGTGATGCTGGTGCTTCTGATCATCTTCCTGATCGCCGTTCCGGTCGCAATCCAGACGGTCAAGGGCATCGTCCTGCCCAAGGTCGCGTTCGATCCGACGACGACCAAGCCCGAGAACGTGTTGCTCTCGGTCACGACCGGCCCGGACGGCAATTGCATGGTGTATTGGGGAACGTCCCCGATCACGAGCAAGGACCTGCTGACCCGTGCGGTCGACAAGTTGAAGCTGGAAATCGAACGTCAGGGTGGCGCAGGCAATCCCGACCTCGAACTTCCGGAAGTTCACATTCGCGGCGACGTCAACACGCCGTACAAGTGCATTGGTGGTTCGGTCTACACGATGCAGCAGGCCGGGTTCGCCAAGGTCGGCTTCATCTCGCAGCCGCCACCCGCGGGCGGCGCGTCCTGATCCGTACCGCCCGACCCAGGAGTATCTGATATGGCAATGAGTGGTGGCTCGGAAGACGGCGAGCCGATGATGGAAATGAACACGACGCCGTTGATCGACGTCATGCTCGTTCTCCTCATCATGTTCATCATTACGCTTCCCATCCCGACCCATGCGGTGAAGGTCGATCTTCCGGTCAACGACCCGCGGAACCAGACCCCTCCGGTCGATCCGCAGAAGAACAAGATCATCATCGATGCGGCGGGCACGGTTTCGT contains:
- a CDS encoding biopolymer transporter ExbD, translated to MAMSGGSEDGEPMMEMNTTPLIDVMLVLLIMFIITLPIPTHAVKVDLPVNDPRNQTPPVDPQKNKIIIDAAGTVSWNGTPVDEVTLRQYLDTAAAINPEPELHFQPDPAAKYEKVDQTLAVIKRSAVTKLGFIGNEQYRNDF
- a CDS encoding biopolymer transporter ExbD — protein: MAMSAGGGGGSSEKPLSDINTTPLVDVMLVLLIIFLIAVPVAIQTVKGIVLPKVAFDPTTTKPENVLLSVTTGPDGNCMVYWGTSPITSKDLLTRAVDKLKLEIERQGGAGNPDLELPEVHIRGDVNTPYKCIGGSVYTMQQAGFAKVGFISQPPPAGGAS
- a CDS encoding MotA/TolQ/ExbB proton channel family protein, with product MLTTILAAGGTAAAESQFGLQAALKEGGLISQSVFTILVLMSIVSFYILFSKLFEQQKIMNQAKRVRQAFWQSSNLREGSAKLEKNSAYKQLVDDGLQAQDQHSKLTDPVEAHDWLHGSLARSEAAINSKLGGGLAFLATVGATAPFIGLFGTVVGIYRALIKIGASGDPSIDKVAGPVGEALIMTALGLVVAVPAVLAYNWLQRRNKSIAEDLSAFSNDVLGFLASNGAVKPTMAGLATTAKAPVKPAAATTTAGQAGGVQTRP
- a CDS encoding TonB family protein, coding for MAYADQKMSGGRVVAIVIVVLIHAALGYAFVTGLAYQYVKKAQEKLNTFDVEEPPPPPPDEPPPPPPDTPMTPPPVVSPPPIVQNPNPPPVVIQTVSTPPPAVNLTPIAAPPAPPAPPAPPAPPTVSKAAGAKGDPSAWVSTDDYPPSSLRSNEEGTSAIAWTINTQGRVENCRVTSSSGSAALDRAACQAITRRGRYTPAQDASGNPISTSSSRRVVWKIPKD
- a CDS encoding dihydroneopterin aldolase; the encoded protein is MQDSLQLEVHDLEVQVLTGIYSEETHLPQPLRIDLTVDLRCPEHFAPDTPLSASKNYLDLKHAATSALPEGLHFTLIEAVADHICETLFVADERVLRIKVKIVKLAIAEAGESIGITLVRHRR